A single region of the Nicotiana sylvestris chromosome 6, ASM39365v2, whole genome shotgun sequence genome encodes:
- the LOC138870292 gene encoding uncharacterized protein, whose translation MPGYAKMMKDLMSQKFDFQDLATVTLTQTCSAVVTRPVDEKLSDPGSFTIPCTIGNFAFAKILCDLGASINLMPLAIHKRLGIGRARPMSMLLQLTDRTVKRPSDCKVDEEILIILGRPFLATGSALIDCETRDLKMRLNDEEITFNVQKFMSRPSEFANCSLIDAVDVIVEADDETLTIEDPLPACLVNLDEVNGENLTEWVLALEGRGFWGQNS comes from the exons atgcctggttatgcaaaaatgatgaaggacttgatgtcccaaaaattcgatttccaagacttggccacagtgaCTCTTACTCAAACCTGCAGTGCTGTGGTGACTAGACCAGTTGATGAGAAGCTGTCTGAcccagggagtttcacaattccctgCACCATTGGTAACTTTGCTTTTGCCAAGAtactttgtgatttgggggctagcataaatctaATGCCCCTGGCGATCCATAAGAGgttggggattggaagagctagacccatgtctatgttgttgcagctaaCTGACAGGACCGTGAAAAGACCCTCTG ATTGCAAAGTGGATGAAGAAATTctcataattttgggaaggccattcttggccacagggagtgctctcattgattgtgaaactaGGGATCTCAAGATGAGgttgaacgatgaggagataacattcaatgtgcagaaatttATGAGCCGACCAAGTGAATTtgccaattgttctcttattgatgccgtggatgtaatcgtagaaGCAGATGATGAGACGTTAACTATTGAGGACCCTCTTCCTGCATGTCTTGtaaatttagatgaggtgaatggggAAAATTTGACCGAATGGGTGTTGGCTTTAGAGGGCAGAGGGTTTTGGGGACAGAACTCTTAA